From Acidipropionibacterium acidipropionici, one genomic window encodes:
- a CDS encoding HAD family hydrolase translates to MVALDIDGTLVDLEGRMPDSVEEAVARVRESGTPVVLATGRGLFGTLPIHEALHLPPGEMVVSNGAVTVRTPPLEIVDEVTFDPGPVIREVLEARPTALVAVEDVGVGYRLNKYFPDGELQGEMIIESVEELSSRPAARVIIRDPDAPPSEFVELARHLGLHGVSYFIGWSAWMDITPRGVTKASALAQLCRARGIDRADVLAMGDGHNDVEMLAWAGRGVAMGDAPEAVQSVADAVTGTFAEEGTAAELNRWFGPAAR, encoded by the coding sequence CTGGTCGCACTGGACATCGACGGCACCCTGGTCGATCTGGAGGGCAGGATGCCCGACAGCGTCGAGGAGGCCGTCGCCCGGGTGCGCGAATCCGGGACGCCGGTCGTGCTGGCCACCGGGAGAGGGCTGTTCGGCACGCTGCCGATCCACGAGGCCCTCCATCTCCCCCCGGGCGAGATGGTCGTCTCCAACGGCGCGGTCACCGTCCGCACTCCCCCGCTCGAGATCGTCGACGAGGTGACCTTCGATCCCGGCCCGGTGATCCGCGAGGTGCTCGAGGCCCGCCCCACGGCGCTCGTCGCCGTCGAGGACGTCGGGGTCGGATACCGGCTCAACAAGTACTTCCCCGACGGCGAACTGCAGGGAGAGATGATCATCGAATCCGTCGAGGAGCTCTCCTCCCGTCCCGCGGCCCGGGTCATCATCCGCGATCCGGACGCCCCTCCGTCGGAATTCGTCGAACTGGCCCGACATCTCGGCCTGCACGGCGTGAGCTACTTCATCGGCTGGTCCGCCTGGATGGACATCACACCGCGAGGTGTGACGAAGGCCTCGGCCCTGGCGCAGCTGTGCCGGGCGCGCGGCATCGACCGGGCCGACGTCCTGGCCATGGGGGACGGGCACAACGACGTCGAGATGCTGGCCTGGGCGGGACGCGGGGTGGCGATGGGCGACGCCCCCGAGGCCGTCCAGTCGGTGGCCGACGCCGTCACCGGCACCTTCGCCGAAGAAGGGACGGCCGCCGAGCTGAACCGCTGGTTCGGGCCCGCAGCGCGCTGA